In Lagenorhynchus albirostris chromosome 14, mLagAlb1.1, whole genome shotgun sequence, one DNA window encodes the following:
- the PRELID3A gene encoding PRELI domain containing protein 3A isoform X10: MRVWSSEHVFGHPWDTVIKAAMRKYPNPMNPSVVGVDVLERSVDSRGRLHSHRLLSTEWGLPSLVRAILGTSRTLTYIREHSVVDPVGKKMELCSTNVSNGHDDHTHKLGVGEREAGVHTPPGGPRKDRAHPRSRHHREGDQPRQLSGEFDGQHDIVQRKEDASPKKPSKSRKRKRRRKKQVWSAVLAGLG; this comes from the exons CCACCCGTGGGACACAGTCATCAAGGCTGCCATGAGGAAGTACCCGAATCCCATGAACCCCAGTGTTGTGGGCGTCGACGTGCTGGAGCGCAGTGTGGACAGCCGGGGCCGGCTTCACAGCCACCGCCTCCTCAGCACCGAGTGGGGGCTGCCCAGCCTCGTGAGAGCG attttggGAACCAGTAGGACTTTGACATACATCAGAGAACATTCTGTTGTGGATCCAGtgggaaagaaaatggagctcTGTTCCACCAATGTAAGCAATGGCCACGATG ATCACACTCACAAACTGGGTGTCGGTGAGCGAGAGGCTGGTGTACACACCCCACCCGGAGGACCCAGGAAG GACCGTGCTCACCCAAGAAGCCGTCATCACCGTGAAGGGGATCAGCCTCGGCAGCTATCTGGAGAGTTTGATGGCCAACACGATATCGTCCAACGCAAAGAAG ATGCCTCACCAAAAAAACCatcaaaaagcaggaaaaggaagagaagaaggaagaagcaagTCTGGAGTGCGGTCCTGGCTGGGTTGGGATAG
- the PRELID3A gene encoding PRELI domain containing protein 3A isoform X6, translated as MRVWSSEHVFGHPWDTVIKAAMRKYPNPMNPSVVGVDVLERSVDSRGRLHSHRLLSTEWGLPSLVRAILGTSRTLTYIREHSVVDPVGKKMELCSTNITLTNWVSVSERLVYTPHPEDPGRTVLTQEAVITVKGISLGSYLESLMANTISSNAKKMPHQKNHQKAGKGREEGRSKSGVRSWLGWDRRELLGHSLRQPCRS; from the exons CCACCCGTGGGACACAGTCATCAAGGCTGCCATGAGGAAGTACCCGAATCCCATGAACCCCAGTGTTGTGGGCGTCGACGTGCTGGAGCGCAGTGTGGACAGCCGGGGCCGGCTTCACAGCCACCGCCTCCTCAGCACCGAGTGGGGGCTGCCCAGCCTCGTGAGAGCG attttggGAACCAGTAGGACTTTGACATACATCAGAGAACATTCTGTTGTGGATCCAGtgggaaagaaaatggagctcTGTTCCACCAAT ATCACACTCACAAACTGGGTGTCGGTGAGCGAGAGGCTGGTGTACACACCCCACCCGGAGGACCCAGGAAG GACCGTGCTCACCCAAGAAGCCGTCATCACCGTGAAGGGGATCAGCCTCGGCAGCTATCTGGAGAGTTTGATGGCCAACACGATATCGTCCAACGCAAAGAAG ATGCCTCACCAAAAAAACCatcaaaaagcaggaaaaggaagagaagaaggaagaagcaagTCTGGAGTGCGGTCCTGGCTGGGTTGGGATAGGCGGGAGCTGCTGGGCCACAGCCTCCGCCAGCCTTGTCGGTCATGA
- the PRELID3A gene encoding PRELI domain containing protein 3A isoform X17 — MRVWSSEHVFGHPWDTVIKAAMRKYPNPMNPSVVGVDVLERSVDSRGRLHSHRLLSTEWGLPSLVRAILGTSRTLTYIREHSVVDPVGKKMELCSTNITLTNWVSVSERLVYTPHPEDPGRTVLTQEAVITVKGISLGSYLESLMANTISSNAKKGWAAIEWIIENAERALS; from the exons CCACCCGTGGGACACAGTCATCAAGGCTGCCATGAGGAAGTACCCGAATCCCATGAACCCCAGTGTTGTGGGCGTCGACGTGCTGGAGCGCAGTGTGGACAGCCGGGGCCGGCTTCACAGCCACCGCCTCCTCAGCACCGAGTGGGGGCTGCCCAGCCTCGTGAGAGCG attttggGAACCAGTAGGACTTTGACATACATCAGAGAACATTCTGTTGTGGATCCAGtgggaaagaaaatggagctcTGTTCCACCAAT ATCACACTCACAAACTGGGTGTCGGTGAGCGAGAGGCTGGTGTACACACCCCACCCGGAGGACCCAGGAAG GACCGTGCTCACCCAAGAAGCCGTCATCACCGTGAAGGGGATCAGCCTCGGCAGCTATCTGGAGAGTTTGATGGCCAACACGATATCGTCCAACGCAAAGAAG GGGTGGGCTGCTATTGAGTGGATAATTGAAAATGCTGAACGCGCCCTGAGCTAA
- the PRELID3A gene encoding PRELI domain containing protein 3A isoform X25 — protein MRVWSSEHVFGHPWDTVIKAAMRKYPNPMNPSVVGVDVLERSVDSRGRLHSHRLLSTEWGLPSLVRAILGTSRTLTYIREHSVVDPVGKKMELCSTNITLTNWVSVSERLVYTPHPEDPGRTVLTQEAVITVKGISLGSYLESLMANTISSNAKKVVSNS, from the exons CCACCCGTGGGACACAGTCATCAAGGCTGCCATGAGGAAGTACCCGAATCCCATGAACCCCAGTGTTGTGGGCGTCGACGTGCTGGAGCGCAGTGTGGACAGCCGGGGCCGGCTTCACAGCCACCGCCTCCTCAGCACCGAGTGGGGGCTGCCCAGCCTCGTGAGAGCG attttggGAACCAGTAGGACTTTGACATACATCAGAGAACATTCTGTTGTGGATCCAGtgggaaagaaaatggagctcTGTTCCACCAAT ATCACACTCACAAACTGGGTGTCGGTGAGCGAGAGGCTGGTGTACACACCCCACCCGGAGGACCCAGGAAG GACCGTGCTCACCCAAGAAGCCGTCATCACCGTGAAGGGGATCAGCCTCGGCAGCTATCTGGAGAGTTTGATGGCCAACACGATATCGTCCAACGCAAAGAAG
- the PRELID3A gene encoding PRELI domain containing protein 3A isoform X22: MRVWSSEHVFGHPWDTVIKAAMRKYPNPMNPSVVGVDVLERSVDSRGRLHSHRLLSTEWGLPSLVRAILGTSRTLTYIREHSVVDPVGKKMELCSTNVSNGHDDHTHKLGVGEREAGVHTPPGGPRKDRAHPRSRHHREGDQPRQLSGEFDGQHDIVQRKEVVLIL; encoded by the exons CCACCCGTGGGACACAGTCATCAAGGCTGCCATGAGGAAGTACCCGAATCCCATGAACCCCAGTGTTGTGGGCGTCGACGTGCTGGAGCGCAGTGTGGACAGCCGGGGCCGGCTTCACAGCCACCGCCTCCTCAGCACCGAGTGGGGGCTGCCCAGCCTCGTGAGAGCG attttggGAACCAGTAGGACTTTGACATACATCAGAGAACATTCTGTTGTGGATCCAGtgggaaagaaaatggagctcTGTTCCACCAATGTAAGCAATGGCCACGATG ATCACACTCACAAACTGGGTGTCGGTGAGCGAGAGGCTGGTGTACACACCCCACCCGGAGGACCCAGGAAG GACCGTGCTCACCCAAGAAGCCGTCATCACCGTGAAGGGGATCAGCCTCGGCAGCTATCTGGAGAGTTTGATGGCCAACACGATATCGTCCAACGCAAAGAAG
- the PRELID3A gene encoding PRELI domain containing protein 3A isoform X26 has protein sequence MRVWSSEHVFGHPWDTVIKAAMRKYPNPMNPSVVGVDVLERSVDSRGRLHSHRLLSTEWGLPSLVRAILGTSRTLTYIREHSVVDPVGKKMELCSTNITLTNWVSVSERLVYTPHPEDPGRTVLTQEAVITVKGISLGSYLESLMANTISSNAKKLS, from the exons CCACCCGTGGGACACAGTCATCAAGGCTGCCATGAGGAAGTACCCGAATCCCATGAACCCCAGTGTTGTGGGCGTCGACGTGCTGGAGCGCAGTGTGGACAGCCGGGGCCGGCTTCACAGCCACCGCCTCCTCAGCACCGAGTGGGGGCTGCCCAGCCTCGTGAGAGCG attttggGAACCAGTAGGACTTTGACATACATCAGAGAACATTCTGTTGTGGATCCAGtgggaaagaaaatggagctcTGTTCCACCAAT ATCACACTCACAAACTGGGTGTCGGTGAGCGAGAGGCTGGTGTACACACCCCACCCGGAGGACCCAGGAAG GACCGTGCTCACCCAAGAAGCCGTCATCACCGTGAAGGGGATCAGCCTCGGCAGCTATCTGGAGAGTTTGATGGCCAACACGATATCGTCCAACGCAAAGAAG
- the PRELID3A gene encoding PRELI domain containing protein 3A isoform X27, whose translation MRVWSSEHVFGHPWDTVIKAAMRKYPNPMNPSVVGVDVLERSVDSRGRLHSHRLLSTEWGLPSLVRAILGTSRTLTYIREHSVVDPVGKKMELCSTNITLTNWVSVSERLVYTPHPEDPGRTVLTQEAVITVKGISLGSYLESLMANTISSNAKKE comes from the exons CCACCCGTGGGACACAGTCATCAAGGCTGCCATGAGGAAGTACCCGAATCCCATGAACCCCAGTGTTGTGGGCGTCGACGTGCTGGAGCGCAGTGTGGACAGCCGGGGCCGGCTTCACAGCCACCGCCTCCTCAGCACCGAGTGGGGGCTGCCCAGCCTCGTGAGAGCG attttggGAACCAGTAGGACTTTGACATACATCAGAGAACATTCTGTTGTGGATCCAGtgggaaagaaaatggagctcTGTTCCACCAAT ATCACACTCACAAACTGGGTGTCGGTGAGCGAGAGGCTGGTGTACACACCCCACCCGGAGGACCCAGGAAG GACCGTGCTCACCCAAGAAGCCGTCATCACCGTGAAGGGGATCAGCCTCGGCAGCTATCTGGAGAGTTTGATGGCCAACACGATATCGTCCAACGCAAAGAAG
- the PRELID3A gene encoding PRELI domain containing protein 3A isoform X21, which yields MRVWSSEHVFGHPWDTVIKAAMRKYPNPMNPSVVGVDVLERSVDSRGRLHSHRLLSTEWGLPSLVRAILGTSRTLTYIREHSVVDPVGKKMELCSTNVSNGHDDHTHKLGVGEREAGVHTPPGGPRKDRAHPRSRHHREGDQPRQLSGEFDGQHDIVQRKEGKHLLP from the exons CCACCCGTGGGACACAGTCATCAAGGCTGCCATGAGGAAGTACCCGAATCCCATGAACCCCAGTGTTGTGGGCGTCGACGTGCTGGAGCGCAGTGTGGACAGCCGGGGCCGGCTTCACAGCCACCGCCTCCTCAGCACCGAGTGGGGGCTGCCCAGCCTCGTGAGAGCG attttggGAACCAGTAGGACTTTGACATACATCAGAGAACATTCTGTTGTGGATCCAGtgggaaagaaaatggagctcTGTTCCACCAATGTAAGCAATGGCCACGATG ATCACACTCACAAACTGGGTGTCGGTGAGCGAGAGGCTGGTGTACACACCCCACCCGGAGGACCCAGGAAG GACCGTGCTCACCCAAGAAGCCGTCATCACCGTGAAGGGGATCAGCCTCGGCAGCTATCTGGAGAGTTTGATGGCCAACACGATATCGTCCAACGCAAAGAAG